A section of the Oncorhynchus keta strain PuntledgeMale-10-30-2019 chromosome 15, Oket_V2, whole genome shotgun sequence genome encodes:
- the LOC118394409 gene encoding zinc finger protein 808-like isoform X1 codes for MCVCCRSPSLPVISVIQLTECVSAVGLPLSLSSLLSNELNVSAVGLPLPLSSLRLLVPPLRLVSAALWQVVQQRDVMDYGLVEEFVTTVLEIVPDMMSYRERVQLIMGLRAQLVLELCRSDHLANPETIQPHLNRMKTCIITHRGKEISDPEVEASELTFRKLIQTLLEDPIEKEHFFQTIFPEEFGPKYNSALQTLVWEFLSRLEKLLPAPTLQQTASWFLPDPSVLEECVQCVSHPQPLKTLLQHHNNTCGHVDTNALSSGDNQILASMSHSSLVIDEAFNDQADPEVQSDPEHECMSPVSSDNEPKMASLLEHMESELLPLNKEVKPAFLEVACRHKKTTAKNNTSFHHLHTDSGLKIQGKAHSSQEEVQDISSLSTSCRLRQPKVLLHRFDISDMLLPMTEVSSTPRRERLQIDKVGSQGQRRGPVISQKTERNINEEPSDGQPQYSLAPDPSLTTGQPKRSKRVKICSLCGKTFSEAKDLTAHMRCHNEQSPYKCTQCGQDFEHHEDLQKHQQNVCEAAAQPEEDNMSTASFKEDNMSMTSVEDDWTEISHPHDTLLQNKRGPYVHHTPKAFQPSKARQICHVCHKTLCNVFMLRRHLKSVHGLLPYKCYNCEASFGNNPSLKKHVKECLKTKKRHPCSLCGVTFEPNECSEGNQQHFVENGTAIPQNATAFSALPFSALIQSSSNYRTCLLCNETFDTAANLRIHLKCQHDVHPYPCINCGESFPSISDLRIHKCSGQNIPDSRKCPGCRNRTSQSTPQQLKTSQGVNLRHQTDRPLVSAENEMAIPQSCNTDVDYSNDLQQCKPKECEINFQRGQQDWSEAVDPNQHPEEVDPAHRSSCMVPREDGTEILHSHRTSPENPTTSKAPPTGVILNSRTCLVCYKTFFNRASLLQHRRRHSQGQGPHTCAICSRSFGRAFDLTRHQARKTGCGSMHRNLVVHENAPTEVKPVFSCPHCQEWFTSENKLETHMLCHTGEGFTCRFCGKMFAKQYKLYIHVRSHIDRPHLCDACGKDFRTKYALKVHTRVHTGERPFSCPDCGKRCSSKGNLKAHQQSHTGERPFACPLCKVRCRIKSQLKVHILTHTGERPHKCLACGKTFQLKLLLRKHQLASCS; via the exons ATGTGTGTCTGCTgtaggtctccctctctccctgtcatctCTGTTATCCAACTAACTGAATGTGTGTCTGCTgtaggtctccctctctccctgtcatctCTGTTATCCAACGAACTGAATGTGTCTGCTGTAG GTCTCCCTCTCCCACTATCATCTCTGCGTCTGTTGGTTCCTCCACTGCGGCTGGTGTCTGCAGCTCTATGGCAAGTTGTTCAGCAGAGAGACGTAATGGACTACGGGTTGGTGGAGGAGTTTGTCACCACTGTGTTGGAGATAGTTCCTGATATGATGAGTTACAGGGAGAGAGTCCAACTCATCATGGGGCTGCGAGCACAG CTGGTTCTGGAGTTGTGTCGCTCTGATCACCTAGCCAACCCCGAGACCATCCAGCCACACCTGAACAGGATGAAGACCTGTATCATCACTCATAGGGGCAAGGAG ATTTCTGATCCAGAGGTGGAAGCGTCAGAATTAACTTTCCGGAAGCTGATTCAAACTCTGCTGGAAGACCCAATTGAGAAAGAACACTTCTTTCAG ACTATTTTTCCAGAGGAATTTGGCCCCAAGTATAACTCAGCACTGCAGACTCTGGTGTGGGAGTTCCTCTCCAGGCTGGAGAAGCTGCTTCCAGCACCAACCCTTCAACAG ACGGCATCTTGGTTCCTACCTGACCCCTCTGTCCTGGAGGAGTGTGTGCAGTGTGTATCCCACCCTCAACCTTTGAAGACCCTTCTCCAGCACCACAACAACACATGTGGACATGTAGACACCAATG CTCTGTCTTCCGGTGACAATCAGATCCTCGCTTCAATGTCTCACTCTTCCTTAGTGATAGATGAAGCCTTCAATGACCAAGCTGACCCAGAGGTCCAATCAGATCCTGAGCATGAATGTATGAGCCCCGTCTCATCTGACAATGAGCCAAAGATGGCCTCTTTGTTGGAGCACATGGAGAGTGAACTGTTGCCTTTGAATAAAGAGGTGAAGCCTGCATTTTTGGAGGTAGCGTGTAGACACAAGAAAACAACAGCGAAAAACAACACATCTTTTCACCACCTTCACACTGACAGTGGGCTGAAAATCCAAGGAAAAGCCCACAGCAGCCAAGAAGAAGTGCAGGACATTTCTAGTTTATCTACTTCCTGTCGGCTCCGTCAGCCCAAAGTGCTGCTACACAGATTTGACATTAGTGATATGCTGTTACCTATGACGGAGGTCTCTTCAACACCGAGGAGAGAGAGGCTTCAGATTGACAAAGTGGGATCCcaaggacagagaagaggaccGGTCATATCACAAAAGACTGAGAGGAATATCAATGAAGAGCCGTCTGATGGTCAACCTCAGTATTCTCTGGCCCCTGACCCATCCCTTACCACAGGGCAGCCTAAAAGAAGCAAGCGTGTCAAAATATGCTCCTTGTGTGGAAAGACTTTCAGCGAAGCAAAGGATTTGACGGCACACATGAGATGTCACAATGAGCAGAGCCCTTACAAGTGCACCCAGTGTGGACAAGACTTTGAACACCATGAGGACTTACAGAAACATCAGCAGAATGTGTGTGAGGCGGCAGCTCAACCTGAAGAGGACAACATGTCTACGGCATCTTTTAAGGAGGATAACATGTCTATGACATCTGTGGAGGATGATTGGACAGAGATATCCCACCCCCATGACACTTTACTTCAGAACAAAAGAGGTCCCTATGTTCATCACACTCCAAAAGCATTCCAGCCTTCCAAAGCCAGACAAATATGCCATGTGTGTCACAAGACTCTTTGTAATGTATTTATGCTGAGAAGGCACCTGAAATCCGTCCATGGTCTGCTCCCCTACAAGTGCTACAACTGTGAGGCAAGTTTTGGGAATAATCCTAGTTTGAAGAAACACGTAAAAGAGTGCTTGAAGACGAAGAAACGCCACCCTTGCTCTCTGTGCGGTGTGACCTTTGAGCCAAATGAGTGTTCGGAGGGGAACCAACAGCATTTCGTAGAAAATGGTACAGCGATACCCCAGAATGCAACAGCCTTCAGTGCTCTGCCCTTCAGTGCTCTGATACAGTCCTCCAGTAATTACAGAACATGTCTTCTGTGTAATGAAACTTTTGATACTGCAGCGAACTTGAGAATACACCTAAAATGTCAACATGATGTACATCCTTACCCATGCATCAATTGTGGGGAAAGTTTCCCAAGCATATCGGATCTGCGGATACACAAGTGTTCAGGTCAAAACATTCCAGACTCCAGAAAGTGTCCGGGGTGTAGGAATAGGACATCTCAATCCACACCGCAGCAGTTAAAGACAAGTCAGGGTGTGAACCTTAGACACCAGACAGATAGGCCACTAGTTTCAGCAGAAAACGAGATGGCGATCCCGCAGTCCTGCAACACAGATGTTGACTACTCAAATGACTTGCAGCAATGCAAGCCAAAGGAGTGTGAGATTAACTTTCAGAGAGGACAGCAAGACTGGAGTGAGGCAGTTGATCCAAACCAGCATCCAGAGGAGGTTGATCCAGCACACAGAAGCAGTTGTATGGTTCCAAGGGAGGATGGGACAGAGATTCTCCACAGCCATCGCACGTCACCCGAGAACCCAACAACTTCCAAAGCTCCTCCCACTGGTGTGATTTTAAATTCTAGAACATGTCTGGTGTGCTATAAGACATTCTTTAACAGAGCAAGCTTGCTTCAACATCGGAGACGTCACTCACAGGGTCAGGGACCCCACACATGCGCCATATGTTCAAGGAGCTTTGGACGAGCTTTCGATTTGACAAGACATCAGGCCAGGAAAACAGGTTGTGGGTCAATGCACCGTAATCTCGTTGTACATGAGAATGCTCCTACCGAAGTTAAACCGGTCTTCTCTTGCCCCCATTGTCAGGAATGGTTCACGAGTGAAAATAAACTGGAGACACACATGCTATGTCACACAGGGGAAGGGTTCACATGTAGGTTTTGCGGCAAGATGTTTGCTAAACAATATAAATTATACATCCATGTTCGTTCGCATATTGACAGACCTCATCTATGTGATGCATGTGGTAAGGATTTCAGAACTAAGTATGCATTGAAAgtacacacacgtgtacacacggGAGAACGACCGTTCTCTTGCCCAGATTGTGGCAAAAGATGTTCTTCGAAGGGTAATCTGAAGGCCCATCAACAGAGTCATACAGGAGAACGTCCATTTGCGTGCCCTCTCTGTAAAGTACGCTGTCGCATTAAGTCGCAACTAAAAGTACACATTTTAACTCACACAGGGGAGAGGCCTCATAAGTGTTTGGCTTGTGGGAAGACTTTTCAACTGAAACTTTTGTTGAGAAAACATCAGTTAGCTTCATGTTCTTAG
- the LOC118394409 gene encoding gastrula zinc finger protein xFG20-1-like isoform X2, with amino-acid sequence MRKHHILIEEGLPLPLSSLRLLVPPLRLVSAALWQVVQQRDVMDYGLVEEFVTTVLEIVPDMMSYRERVQLIMGLRAQLVLELCRSDHLANPETIQPHLNRMKTCIITHRGKEISDPEVEASELTFRKLIQTLLEDPIEKEHFFQTIFPEEFGPKYNSALQTLVWEFLSRLEKLLPAPTLQQTASWFLPDPSVLEECVQCVSHPQPLKTLLQHHNNTCGHVDTNALSSGDNQILASMSHSSLVIDEAFNDQADPEVQSDPEHECMSPVSSDNEPKMASLLEHMESELLPLNKEVKPAFLEVACRHKKTTAKNNTSFHHLHTDSGLKIQGKAHSSQEEVQDISSLSTSCRLRQPKVLLHRFDISDMLLPMTEVSSTPRRERLQIDKVGSQGQRRGPVISQKTERNINEEPSDGQPQYSLAPDPSLTTGQPKRSKRVKICSLCGKTFSEAKDLTAHMRCHNEQSPYKCTQCGQDFEHHEDLQKHQQNVCEAAAQPEEDNMSTASFKEDNMSMTSVEDDWTEISHPHDTLLQNKRGPYVHHTPKAFQPSKARQICHVCHKTLCNVFMLRRHLKSVHGLLPYKCYNCEASFGNNPSLKKHVKECLKTKKRHPCSLCGVTFEPNECSEGNQQHFVENGTAIPQNATAFSALPFSALIQSSSNYRTCLLCNETFDTAANLRIHLKCQHDVHPYPCINCGESFPSISDLRIHKCSGQNIPDSRKCPGCRNRTSQSTPQQLKTSQGVNLRHQTDRPLVSAENEMAIPQSCNTDVDYSNDLQQCKPKECEINFQRGQQDWSEAVDPNQHPEEVDPAHRSSCMVPREDGTEILHSHRTSPENPTTSKAPPTGVILNSRTCLVCYKTFFNRASLLQHRRRHSQGQGPHTCAICSRSFGRAFDLTRHQARKTGCGSMHRNLVVHENAPTEVKPVFSCPHCQEWFTSENKLETHMLCHTGEGFTCRFCGKMFAKQYKLYIHVRSHIDRPHLCDACGKDFRTKYALKVHTRVHTGERPFSCPDCGKRCSSKGNLKAHQQSHTGERPFACPLCKVRCRIKSQLKVHILTHTGERPHKCLACGKTFQLKLLLRKHQLASCS; translated from the exons ATGCGAAAACACCATATCCTGATTGAAGAAG GTCTCCCTCTCCCACTATCATCTCTGCGTCTGTTGGTTCCTCCACTGCGGCTGGTGTCTGCAGCTCTATGGCAAGTTGTTCAGCAGAGAGACGTAATGGACTACGGGTTGGTGGAGGAGTTTGTCACCACTGTGTTGGAGATAGTTCCTGATATGATGAGTTACAGGGAGAGAGTCCAACTCATCATGGGGCTGCGAGCACAG CTGGTTCTGGAGTTGTGTCGCTCTGATCACCTAGCCAACCCCGAGACCATCCAGCCACACCTGAACAGGATGAAGACCTGTATCATCACTCATAGGGGCAAGGAG ATTTCTGATCCAGAGGTGGAAGCGTCAGAATTAACTTTCCGGAAGCTGATTCAAACTCTGCTGGAAGACCCAATTGAGAAAGAACACTTCTTTCAG ACTATTTTTCCAGAGGAATTTGGCCCCAAGTATAACTCAGCACTGCAGACTCTGGTGTGGGAGTTCCTCTCCAGGCTGGAGAAGCTGCTTCCAGCACCAACCCTTCAACAG ACGGCATCTTGGTTCCTACCTGACCCCTCTGTCCTGGAGGAGTGTGTGCAGTGTGTATCCCACCCTCAACCTTTGAAGACCCTTCTCCAGCACCACAACAACACATGTGGACATGTAGACACCAATG CTCTGTCTTCCGGTGACAATCAGATCCTCGCTTCAATGTCTCACTCTTCCTTAGTGATAGATGAAGCCTTCAATGACCAAGCTGACCCAGAGGTCCAATCAGATCCTGAGCATGAATGTATGAGCCCCGTCTCATCTGACAATGAGCCAAAGATGGCCTCTTTGTTGGAGCACATGGAGAGTGAACTGTTGCCTTTGAATAAAGAGGTGAAGCCTGCATTTTTGGAGGTAGCGTGTAGACACAAGAAAACAACAGCGAAAAACAACACATCTTTTCACCACCTTCACACTGACAGTGGGCTGAAAATCCAAGGAAAAGCCCACAGCAGCCAAGAAGAAGTGCAGGACATTTCTAGTTTATCTACTTCCTGTCGGCTCCGTCAGCCCAAAGTGCTGCTACACAGATTTGACATTAGTGATATGCTGTTACCTATGACGGAGGTCTCTTCAACACCGAGGAGAGAGAGGCTTCAGATTGACAAAGTGGGATCCcaaggacagagaagaggaccGGTCATATCACAAAAGACTGAGAGGAATATCAATGAAGAGCCGTCTGATGGTCAACCTCAGTATTCTCTGGCCCCTGACCCATCCCTTACCACAGGGCAGCCTAAAAGAAGCAAGCGTGTCAAAATATGCTCCTTGTGTGGAAAGACTTTCAGCGAAGCAAAGGATTTGACGGCACACATGAGATGTCACAATGAGCAGAGCCCTTACAAGTGCACCCAGTGTGGACAAGACTTTGAACACCATGAGGACTTACAGAAACATCAGCAGAATGTGTGTGAGGCGGCAGCTCAACCTGAAGAGGACAACATGTCTACGGCATCTTTTAAGGAGGATAACATGTCTATGACATCTGTGGAGGATGATTGGACAGAGATATCCCACCCCCATGACACTTTACTTCAGAACAAAAGAGGTCCCTATGTTCATCACACTCCAAAAGCATTCCAGCCTTCCAAAGCCAGACAAATATGCCATGTGTGTCACAAGACTCTTTGTAATGTATTTATGCTGAGAAGGCACCTGAAATCCGTCCATGGTCTGCTCCCCTACAAGTGCTACAACTGTGAGGCAAGTTTTGGGAATAATCCTAGTTTGAAGAAACACGTAAAAGAGTGCTTGAAGACGAAGAAACGCCACCCTTGCTCTCTGTGCGGTGTGACCTTTGAGCCAAATGAGTGTTCGGAGGGGAACCAACAGCATTTCGTAGAAAATGGTACAGCGATACCCCAGAATGCAACAGCCTTCAGTGCTCTGCCCTTCAGTGCTCTGATACAGTCCTCCAGTAATTACAGAACATGTCTTCTGTGTAATGAAACTTTTGATACTGCAGCGAACTTGAGAATACACCTAAAATGTCAACATGATGTACATCCTTACCCATGCATCAATTGTGGGGAAAGTTTCCCAAGCATATCGGATCTGCGGATACACAAGTGTTCAGGTCAAAACATTCCAGACTCCAGAAAGTGTCCGGGGTGTAGGAATAGGACATCTCAATCCACACCGCAGCAGTTAAAGACAAGTCAGGGTGTGAACCTTAGACACCAGACAGATAGGCCACTAGTTTCAGCAGAAAACGAGATGGCGATCCCGCAGTCCTGCAACACAGATGTTGACTACTCAAATGACTTGCAGCAATGCAAGCCAAAGGAGTGTGAGATTAACTTTCAGAGAGGACAGCAAGACTGGAGTGAGGCAGTTGATCCAAACCAGCATCCAGAGGAGGTTGATCCAGCACACAGAAGCAGTTGTATGGTTCCAAGGGAGGATGGGACAGAGATTCTCCACAGCCATCGCACGTCACCCGAGAACCCAACAACTTCCAAAGCTCCTCCCACTGGTGTGATTTTAAATTCTAGAACATGTCTGGTGTGCTATAAGACATTCTTTAACAGAGCAAGCTTGCTTCAACATCGGAGACGTCACTCACAGGGTCAGGGACCCCACACATGCGCCATATGTTCAAGGAGCTTTGGACGAGCTTTCGATTTGACAAGACATCAGGCCAGGAAAACAGGTTGTGGGTCAATGCACCGTAATCTCGTTGTACATGAGAATGCTCCTACCGAAGTTAAACCGGTCTTCTCTTGCCCCCATTGTCAGGAATGGTTCACGAGTGAAAATAAACTGGAGACACACATGCTATGTCACACAGGGGAAGGGTTCACATGTAGGTTTTGCGGCAAGATGTTTGCTAAACAATATAAATTATACATCCATGTTCGTTCGCATATTGACAGACCTCATCTATGTGATGCATGTGGTAAGGATTTCAGAACTAAGTATGCATTGAAAgtacacacacgtgtacacacggGAGAACGACCGTTCTCTTGCCCAGATTGTGGCAAAAGATGTTCTTCGAAGGGTAATCTGAAGGCCCATCAACAGAGTCATACAGGAGAACGTCCATTTGCGTGCCCTCTCTGTAAAGTACGCTGTCGCATTAAGTCGCAACTAAAAGTACACATTTTAACTCACACAGGGGAGAGGCCTCATAAGTGTTTGGCTTGTGGGAAGACTTTTCAACTGAAACTTTTGTTGAGAAAACATCAGTTAGCTTCATGTTCTTAG
- the LOC118394409 gene encoding uncharacterized protein LOC118394409 isoform X4 produces the protein MCVCCRSPSLPVISVIQLTECVSAVGLPLSLSSLLSNELNVSAVGLPLPLSSLRLLVPPLRLVSAALWQVVQQRDVMDYGLVEEFVTTVLEIVPDMMSYRERVQLIMGLRAQLVLELCRSDHLANPETIQPHLNRMKTCIITHRGKEISDPEVEASELTFRKLIQTLLEDPIEKEHFFQTIFPEEFGPKYNSALQTLVWEFLSRLEKLLPAPTLQQGPC, from the exons ATGTGTGTCTGCTgtaggtctccctctctccctgtcatctCTGTTATCCAACTAACTGAATGTGTGTCTGCTgtaggtctccctctctccctgtcatctCTGTTATCCAACGAACTGAATGTGTCTGCTGTAG GTCTCCCTCTCCCACTATCATCTCTGCGTCTGTTGGTTCCTCCACTGCGGCTGGTGTCTGCAGCTCTATGGCAAGTTGTTCAGCAGAGAGACGTAATGGACTACGGGTTGGTGGAGGAGTTTGTCACCACTGTGTTGGAGATAGTTCCTGATATGATGAGTTACAGGGAGAGAGTCCAACTCATCATGGGGCTGCGAGCACAG CTGGTTCTGGAGTTGTGTCGCTCTGATCACCTAGCCAACCCCGAGACCATCCAGCCACACCTGAACAGGATGAAGACCTGTATCATCACTCATAGGGGCAAGGAG ATTTCTGATCCAGAGGTGGAAGCGTCAGAATTAACTTTCCGGAAGCTGATTCAAACTCTGCTGGAAGACCCAATTGAGAAAGAACACTTCTTTCAG ACTATTTTTCCAGAGGAATTTGGCCCCAAGTATAACTCAGCACTGCAGACTCTGGTGTGGGAGTTCCTCTCCAGGCTGGAGAAGCTGCTTCCAGCACCAACCCTTCAACAG GGACCATGCTAA